Proteins found in one Quercus robur chromosome 2, dhQueRobu3.1, whole genome shotgun sequence genomic segment:
- the LOC126714516 gene encoding aspartokinase 3, chloroplastic-like isoform X2 has translation MAAGLQFSGVKTLCPVSLRGGGSSCCLPVRSQRLHFASSVASVAEFSEFSNASARSCLRSRVLRVSCDGRLVDVLDKKETKNQSFAEAENQLTCVMKFGGSSVASAERMREVAELILSFPNERPVIVLSAMGKTTNKLLLAGEKAVSCGVTNASSIDELSFIKELHLRTVKELGIDKSTVTPHLEELEQLLKGIAMMKELTLRTKDYLVSFGECMSTRIFAAYLKKIGVKARQYDAFEIGIITTDDFTNADILEATYPAVAKRLLGDWDFDPAIPIVTGFLGKGWRSCAVTTLGRGGSDLTATAIGKALGLREIQVWKDVDGVLTCDPNIYPRAKPVPYLTFDEAAELAYFGAQVLHPQSMRPAREGDIPVRVKNSYNPEAPGTLITRARDMSKAVLTSIVLKRNITMLDIVSTRMLGQYGFLAKVFSIFEDLGISVDVVATSEVSISLTLDPSKLWSRELIQQELDHVVEELEKVAVVNLLQHRSIISLIGNVQRSSLILEKAFSVLRTNGVNVQMISQGASKVNISLVVNDNEAEQCVRALHSAFFE, from the exons ATGGCGGCTGGTTTGCAATTCAGCGGAGTTAAAACGCTCTGTCCTGTTTCATTGCGAGGAGGAGGATCTTCGTGTTGCTTGCCTGTACGGTCGCAGCGGCTTCATTTTGCTAGTTCAGTAGCTTCGGTGGCAGAATTTTCGGAATTTTCGAATGCGAGTGCGAGAAGTTGCCTTAGGAGTAGAGTTTTGAGAGTGAGTTGCGACGGAAGGCTTGTGGATGTTCTTGACAAGAAGGAAACGAAGAATCAAAGTTTCGCCGAAGCGGAGAATCAATTAACGTGTGTCATGAAATTCGGAGGCTCATCAGTGGCCTCTgcagagagaatgagagaggtTGCTGAGCTTATACTCAGCTTCCCCAATGAGAGGCCGGTAATCGTGCTCTCGGCGATGGGAAAGACAACTAACAAACTTTTATTG GCCGGAGAAAAGGCCGTTAGTTGCGGTGTTACTAACGCGTCGAGTATTGATGAGTTGAGCTTTATAAAAGAACTGCATCTCAG GACCGTGAAAGAGCTTGGAATAGACAAGTCTACCGTCACAC caCACTTAGAGGAATTGGAGCAGCTTCTGAAGGGAATTGCTATGATGAAAGAGTTGACTCTTCGGACGAAAGATTATTTAGTTTCGTTTGGGGAGTGCATGTCAACTAGGATATTCGCAGCATATCTGAAGAAAATTGGTGTTAAAGCTCGGCAA TATGATGCCTTTGAGATTGGTATTATAACCACAGATGACTTCACAAACGCGGACATTTTGGAAGCGACCTATCCAGCTGTTGCAAAGAGGTTACTTGGTGATTGGGATTTTGATCCTGCTATACCAATTGTTACTGGCTTCCTTGGAAAG GGCTGGAGGTCATGTGCAGTTACTACATTGGGTAGGGGTGGTAGCGATTTGACGGCCACAGCCATTGGTAAAGCATTGGGATTGCGAGAGATACAG GTTTGGAAGGATGTTGATGGTGTTTTAACATGCGATCCTAACATATATCCACGGGCAAAACCTGTACCATATTTGACATTTGATGAGGCTGCAGAACTTGCATATTTTGGTGCTCAA GTCTTGCATCCGCAGTCCATGAGACCTGCCAGAGAAGGTGATATTCCTGTTAGGGTTAAAAACTCTTACAACCCTGAAGCTCCAGGTACTCTTATAACCAGGGCAAGAGATATGAGTAAG GCAGTACTAACtagcattgttttgaaacgGAATATAACTATGTTGGATATTGTTAGCACAAGAATGCTTGGTCAATATGGCTTCCTTGCTAAG GTATTCTCAATATTTGAAGATTTGGGCATATCAGTTGATGTTGTAGCTACTAGTGAAGTTAGCATTTCCTTGACATTGGATCCATCAAAGCTTTGGAGCAGAGAGCTGATTCAACAG GAACTTGACCATGTTGTGGAGGAACTTGAGAAAGTTGCTGTTGTGAACCTTCTTCAGCACAGGTCCATCATTTCTCTCATTGGAAATGTTCAGAGGTCATCACTGATACTAGAGAAG GCATTTAGTGTTCTGCGAACAAATGGAGTCAATGTTCAGATGATCTCACAGGGTGCATCTAAG GTTAATATTTCGTTGGTTGTAAACGACAATGAAGCAGAGCAATGTGTGAGGGCTCTCCACTCAGCTTTCTTTGAGTGA
- the LOC126714516 gene encoding aspartokinase 2, chloroplastic-like isoform X1 produces MAAGLQFSGVKTLCPVSLRGGGSSCCLPVRSQRLHFASSVASVAEFSEFSNASARSCLRSRVLRVSCDGRLVDVLDKKETKNQSFAEAENQLTCVMKFGGSSVASAERMREVAELILSFPNERPVIVLSAMGKTTNKLLLAGEKAVSCGVTNASSIDELSFIKELHLRTVKELGIDKSTVTPHLEELEQLLKGIAMMKELTLRTKDYLVSFGECMSTRIFAAYLKKIGVKARQYDAFEIGIITTDDFTNADILEATYPAVAKRLLGDWDFDPAIPIVTGFLGKGWRSCAVTTLGRGGSDLTATAIGKALGLREIQVWKDVDGVLTCDPNIYPRAKPVPYLTFDEAAELAYFGAQVLHPQSMRPAREGDIPVRVKNSYNPEAPGTLITRARDMSKAVLTSIVLKRNITMLDIVSTRMLGQYGFLAKVFSIFEDLGISVDVVATSEVSISLTLDPSKLWSRELIQQASELDHVVEELEKVAVVNLLQHRSIISLIGNVQRSSLILEKAFSVLRTNGVNVQMISQGASKVNISLVVNDNEAEQCVRALHSAFFE; encoded by the exons ATGGCGGCTGGTTTGCAATTCAGCGGAGTTAAAACGCTCTGTCCTGTTTCATTGCGAGGAGGAGGATCTTCGTGTTGCTTGCCTGTACGGTCGCAGCGGCTTCATTTTGCTAGTTCAGTAGCTTCGGTGGCAGAATTTTCGGAATTTTCGAATGCGAGTGCGAGAAGTTGCCTTAGGAGTAGAGTTTTGAGAGTGAGTTGCGACGGAAGGCTTGTGGATGTTCTTGACAAGAAGGAAACGAAGAATCAAAGTTTCGCCGAAGCGGAGAATCAATTAACGTGTGTCATGAAATTCGGAGGCTCATCAGTGGCCTCTgcagagagaatgagagaggtTGCTGAGCTTATACTCAGCTTCCCCAATGAGAGGCCGGTAATCGTGCTCTCGGCGATGGGAAAGACAACTAACAAACTTTTATTG GCCGGAGAAAAGGCCGTTAGTTGCGGTGTTACTAACGCGTCGAGTATTGATGAGTTGAGCTTTATAAAAGAACTGCATCTCAG GACCGTGAAAGAGCTTGGAATAGACAAGTCTACCGTCACAC caCACTTAGAGGAATTGGAGCAGCTTCTGAAGGGAATTGCTATGATGAAAGAGTTGACTCTTCGGACGAAAGATTATTTAGTTTCGTTTGGGGAGTGCATGTCAACTAGGATATTCGCAGCATATCTGAAGAAAATTGGTGTTAAAGCTCGGCAA TATGATGCCTTTGAGATTGGTATTATAACCACAGATGACTTCACAAACGCGGACATTTTGGAAGCGACCTATCCAGCTGTTGCAAAGAGGTTACTTGGTGATTGGGATTTTGATCCTGCTATACCAATTGTTACTGGCTTCCTTGGAAAG GGCTGGAGGTCATGTGCAGTTACTACATTGGGTAGGGGTGGTAGCGATTTGACGGCCACAGCCATTGGTAAAGCATTGGGATTGCGAGAGATACAG GTTTGGAAGGATGTTGATGGTGTTTTAACATGCGATCCTAACATATATCCACGGGCAAAACCTGTACCATATTTGACATTTGATGAGGCTGCAGAACTTGCATATTTTGGTGCTCAA GTCTTGCATCCGCAGTCCATGAGACCTGCCAGAGAAGGTGATATTCCTGTTAGGGTTAAAAACTCTTACAACCCTGAAGCTCCAGGTACTCTTATAACCAGGGCAAGAGATATGAGTAAG GCAGTACTAACtagcattgttttgaaacgGAATATAACTATGTTGGATATTGTTAGCACAAGAATGCTTGGTCAATATGGCTTCCTTGCTAAG GTATTCTCAATATTTGAAGATTTGGGCATATCAGTTGATGTTGTAGCTACTAGTGAAGTTAGCATTTCCTTGACATTGGATCCATCAAAGCTTTGGAGCAGAGAGCTGATTCAACAGGCAAGC GAACTTGACCATGTTGTGGAGGAACTTGAGAAAGTTGCTGTTGTGAACCTTCTTCAGCACAGGTCCATCATTTCTCTCATTGGAAATGTTCAGAGGTCATCACTGATACTAGAGAAG GCATTTAGTGTTCTGCGAACAAATGGAGTCAATGTTCAGATGATCTCACAGGGTGCATCTAAG GTTAATATTTCGTTGGTTGTAAACGACAATGAAGCAGAGCAATGTGTGAGGGCTCTCCACTCAGCTTTCTTTGAGTGA